In the Hordeum vulgare subsp. vulgare chromosome 7H, MorexV3_pseudomolecules_assembly, whole genome shotgun sequence genome, one interval contains:
- the LOC123408917 gene encoding uncharacterized protein LOC123408917 produces the protein MAAEPTKSDAHVVEIPVTGDGAGAFPCKAAAAAAASGHHPLGEIADSGGHLLLLKLWQREESRLNRRACALEAVMDAARRDAFYLCAAFLALHGLSLALLFAASVAGGSSAALPSRACRRWWAPSSLSLAASLALAAAVQLRVCAYWRAARRLRRERGDARALARCVQELRLKGASFDLSKEPQCGVTRTNCASVEGAGAWGPLRWCYRNVVTACLLAVAAVALPSGKLILCA, from the coding sequence ATGGCGGCAGAGCCCACCAAAAGCGACGCCCACGTCGTGGAGATCCCGGTCACCGGCGACGGAGCGGGCGCGTTCCCctgcaaggcggcggcggcggcggcggcgtcggggCACCACCCGCTGGGCGAGATCGCCGACAGCGGGGGCCACCTGCTTCTGCTCAAGCTGTGGCAGCGGGAGGAGTCCCGCCTCAACCGCCGCGCGTGCGCGCTCGAGGCGGTCATGGACGCGGCGCGCCGGGACGCCTTCTACCTCTGCGCGGCCTTCCTCGCCCTCCACGGCCTCTCCCTCGCGCTCCTCTTCGCCGCCTCCGTCGCGGGCGGCTCCTCCGCCGCGCTCCCGTCCCGCGCCTGCAGGAGGTGGTGGGCGCCGTCTTCCCTCTCGCTGGCCGCCTCCCTCgcgctcgccgccgccgtgcAGCTCCGCGTCTGCGCCTACTGGCGCGCCGCGCGGCGGCTGCGGCGGGAGCGCGGCGACGCCCGGGCCCTCGCGCGGTGCGTGCAGGAGCTGCGCTTGAAGGGCGCGTCCTTCGACCTGTCCAAGGAGCCGCAGTGCGGGGTGACGAGGACCAATTGCGCCAGCGTCGAGGGCGCGGGGGCGTGGGGCCCGCTCCGGTGGTGCTACCGGAACGTCGTCACCGCctgcctcctcgccgtcgccgccgtggcCTTACCCTCCGGCAAGCTCATCCTGTGCGCCTAG
- the LOC123408918 gene encoding nuclear transcription factor Y subunit C-6-like: MEPKSTTPPPPGPVLGAPVGYPPAAVYPPAPPPGYPHAPALYAPQPPPAAVAAASQQTAAQQQQQLQVFWAEQYREIEATTDFKNHNLPLARIKKIMKADEDVRMIAAEAPVVFARACEMFILELTHRGWAHAEENKRRTLQKSDIAAAIARTEVFDFLVDIVPRDEAKDAEAAVAAGMPHPAAGMPAADMGYYYVPQQ; this comes from the coding sequence ATGGAGCCCAAATCCACCACCCCTCCGCCGCCGGGCCCCGTGCTGGGCGCTCCCGTCGGGTACCCTCCGGCCGCCGTCTACCCTCCCGCACCGCCCCCCGGCTACCCGCACGCGCCGGCGCTCTAcgcgccccagccgcccccggccgccgtcgccgccgcgtcGCAGCAGACCgccgcgcagcagcagcagcagctgcagGTCTTCTGGGCGGAGCAGTACCGCGAGATCGAGGCCACCACGGACTTCAAGAACCACAACCTGCCCCTCGCCCGCATCAAGAAGATCATGAAGGCCGACGAGGACGTCCGCATGATCGCCGCCGAGGCGCCCGTCGTCTTCGCCCGCGCCTGCGAGATGTTCATCCTCGAGCTCACCCACCGCGGCTGGGCGCACGCCGAGGAGAACAAGCGCCGCACGCTGCAGAAGTCTGACATCGCCGCCGCCATCGCCCGCACCGAGGTCTTCGACTTCCTGGTGGACATCGTGCCGCGGGACGAGGCCAAGGACGCCGAGGCCGCCGTCGCCGCGGGCATGCCCCACCCCGCCGCCGGCATGCCTGCCGCCGACATGGGCTACTACTACGTCCCGCAGCAGTAA